ACCCCGAAGACTTCATCCCCCCCCAGCCCGGCGACGAGGTGCGCCACGCGCGGGGGGACGACCTGCGGCTGGCCCTCAGTGCGGACAAGATGGACTACGCCTTCGCGGGCGGGTTGCTGGCGGACGGGCAGGTATTGCCGGTCAACTACCAGTTCGTGAACGGCGAGAGCGGCGGGCATATCAACATCAGCGGCATCTCGGGCGTGGCGACCAAGACGAGTTACGCCCTCTTCCTGCTGCACTCGATCTTCCGGGGCGGCGTGCTGGGCAGGCGCAACGAGGGCCACAACACCCGCGCGCTGATCTTCAACGTGAAGGGCGAGGATTTGCTCTTCCTGGACAAACCCAACGCGAGGGTCGGCCAGAAGGAGGAGGGCGTGCAGGAGCGCAAGGGCTGGCAGGGGGGCCGTTACGACCGCCTGGGCCTGCCCGTCGAACCGTTTCGCGACGTGCAGTTTCTCGCGCCCCCGAAAGCCGGACAGGGGGATGTGATCGTGCCGGACGTGGAGCAGCGCGGCGAGGGTGTCACCCCCTTCGTCTTCAGCCTGCGCGAGTTCTGCCAGAAGCGGATGCTGCCCTACGTGTTTTCGGACGCGGGGAGCAGCCTGAACCTGGGCTTCGTGATCGGCAACATGGAGGAGAAGCTCGCGCGGCTGGCGGCCGGGGACGACGCGCCTTACCTCACGGTCGAGGACTGGCAGCCCGACACCGAGGTGCTGCTCTCGGAGGATGTCCGTTTCGACGAGATGGGCAAGACGCGCATTCAGACCTTCGGGCAACTGATCGCCTACCTCGAATACAAGCTGCTCGAACAGAACGACGGCGAGGGCGATCCGAAGTGGGTCCTCAAACAGAACCAGGGCACCCTGCGCGCCTTTATCCGCCGTCTGCGCGGCGTGCAGAAGCACCTCTCGCCGCTGGTGCGCGGGGACCTCACGCCGCAGCAGGCCGCGAAGTACCGTCCGGACATCCTCAGGAGCGGCGTGCAGACCAGCGTGGTGGACATCCACAAGCTGGGGGCGCACGCGCAGAGCTTCGTGGTAGGGGTGCTGCTGCGCGACCTCTTCGAGCACAAGGAACGCTACGGGCGTCAGGACACGGTCTTTGTGGTGCTGGACGAGCTGAACAAGTACGCGCCGCGCGAGGGGGACAGCCCGATCAAGGACGTGCTGCTGGACATCGCGGAGCGTGG
The window above is part of the Deinococcus metallilatus genome. Proteins encoded here:
- a CDS encoding ATP-binding protein — protein: MVLGTEDATPVTFWFAVSPGASVQMDDLVAVRTQKPGGQPVHFYGIVDHVRTRHEGVTFDSDVADVVAGLLPASVSYAARVLVTRVDPEDFIPPQPGDEVRHARGDDLRLALSADKMDYAFAGGLLADGQVLPVNYQFVNGESGGHINISGISGVATKTSYALFLLHSIFRGGVLGRRNEGHNTRALIFNVKGEDLLFLDKPNARVGQKEEGVQERKGWQGGRYDRLGLPVEPFRDVQFLAPPKAGQGDVIVPDVEQRGEGVTPFVFSLREFCQKRMLPYVFSDAGSSLNLGFVIGNMEEKLARLAAGDDAPYLTVEDWQPDTEVLLSEDVRFDEMGKTRIQTFGQLIAYLEYKLLEQNDGEGDPKWVLKQNQGTLRAFIRRLRGVQKHLSPLVRGDLTPQQAAKYRPDILRSGVQTSVVDIHKLGAHAQSFVVGVLLRDLFEHKERYGRQDTVFVVLDELNKYAPREGDSPIKDVLLDIAERGRSLGIILIGAQQTASEVERRIVSNAAIRVVGRLDLAEAERPEYRFLPQSFRARAGILQPGTMLVSQPDVPNPVLVNYPFPAWATRRDEVAGGVTVQETEDTGKDWLGL